The genomic DNA AACCCAAACGCTCGTGCGATGCTCGGCGGGCTGACGAAGCGGAGTGATGCCGACGATGCCTGGGCTAGAGAGGGTGCTCCAGTGACGACGCCTCGTGAGAGCTCCGAGTGGTCGAGCGTCACTGCTGCTGACGGCTTCGCCGCCCACGAAGCCGTACAGCGCCACGCGCTCGCGGACCACGCGAAGGCATCCGACTGGGATAGGGTGTTGCGTGAGCTCGACGCGCGCCCCGACCTCGTGAACTCGTGGCGCCCAGGCGGGCAGGCGTGGTTCACGCCGCTCCATCACGCCGCCCGCGCCGGCGCGCCGCTCGACGTGGTCGGGCGACTGATGGCCCTCGGCGCGTGGCGAACGCTGCGGACTCGGACTGGGGAGCGACCACTGGAGATCGCTTTACGTCACCACCACGCGCACCTCGTTGGGCCGCTCGAGCCAACCTTGATCCGCGCAGTGCCTGCTGACGCGCTCGCGACGTTGGAGGCACACTTCCACGCAATCATCCGCGAGCGCGCCGCCGACCTCGTGGAACAGCAGGCCTTGCGCTTGCCCGCGCTCGACGTCTTGCTCGAGCTCGCCGAGCCGCGAATGTGGTGTCCAGTCCCCGGCATGTACGGGGGCTTCAGCTTCTGGCTGGAGCGCTGCGGCAGCGACCCAGTGATGATCACGGAGAGCTGGTCTCGGGTGGTGGATGGCTCGGGCCAGCGGCACGAGGTTACGCGCGCCGGCGTTCGCGTGATCGCCGAGGGCTTCGTGTAGGTCGCTTGTATCCTCGGGACCGGGGCCATCGCCGAAGTATCGAGACTCGTGGCAGTTCCCGGTGCCCGCCGCCGCGCTCGCGGGATCCGTGCGACACTCGCCGGTGCCGGGAGCGGGCCGGCACGTGGCTGAGCCCGTAGTTCCGTTCTTATCCAACGAATCGGGAGGACTTTGATGCGTAAGCTCACTGGCGCTGCGGCGCTGTTCAGCGTTCTTGGGATCCTGTCTTGTTCGGCTGCCGATGACCCGACCCCCGACGGTCTGGGTGAGTCCACCGGAGAAACCACGGAGCTTCTGACCGGGCCGTGCAGCGCTGCGAGTGTGGGACAACCGTGCGACCCTGATGGTGCCGCCGGCCCGCTGCTCGAGTGCGGGGGCATCTGTCTGGCCAACACCAGCGGCCTTCCAGCTTGTGTTGCGTTGACGACCGTCGGGCTGAAGACGCTCGACGGGGCCGCGTGCGGCACGTTCTCCGGAATAGGCAGCGGGCCCTGCGCCAACTCGTGCCTCAACGGTGCATGCATCGCGGTGGCTGCAAAAGCGGGCGCTGCCTGTCGGCCCGGTAACTCCATCAACACGAACACTTGCAGCGGACAGTGCAATGGTTCCGGGACCTGCACTGCGGTTGTCAATGCCTGTGCCTACGGCCGATCCGGTTGCAAGGTCAACACCTGCATCGTCACCTCGAATGGAGCGGGTTGCCAGGCTGTCAACCTGCTGAACACCACCACTTGCTCTGACGGCAATGCGTGCACGCTCACCGACACCTGCGACGGAGCCGGCACCTGCACGTCGGCCACCAAGAAGAGCTGCGACGACAGCAACGTGTGCACGACCGACACGTGCAACCCGAACACTGGCGCTTGCCTCGGACAGCCCAACACCAACCCGTGTGACGACAAGAACGCCTGCACCACCGGGGACACCTGCGCGAGCGGCGCCTGCCAGCCGGGCAAGACCCCGACGGATTGCGACGACAAGAACGCTTGCACAGCCGACAGCTGTAACCCCGCGACCGGCTGCGCTCACGTCGCCAAGAGCTGTAACGACAACAATGCTTGTACGACGGATGGATGCAATCCGGCCACCGGGGCGTGCACGAACACGGCAGTGAGCTGCGACGACAACGATCCTTGTACTACCGACGCCTGCGGCGCGACGACGGGCTGCACCCATACACCCATCACCGGTTGCGGGGATGCCGGGAGCGGCGGCAGCGGCGGCGCGACGGGTGGCACGGGCGGCGCAACCGGCGGCAGCGGCGGCGCAACCGGTGGCAGCGGCGGCGCGACGGGCGGCACGGGCGGCGCAACCGGCGGCAGCGGCGGCAGTGCAACCGGTGGTGCGGCGGGCAGCGGCGGCAGCGCAACCGGTGGTGCGGCAGGCAGCGGCGGCAGTGCAACCGGCGGAGCCGCAGGCAGCGCGTCCGGCGGTGCAGCGGGCAGCGCAACCGGCGGCGCTGCGGGTAGTGCCAGCGGCGGCGCGGCCGGCAGTGCGGCGGGCGGAGCGGCAGGCAGCTCGACGGGCGGCAGCTCGACGGGCGGCAGCTCGACCGGTGGCAAGGACGGCGGTGTCGGCGGTGGTAAGGACGGCGGCACCGGCAACTCCAGTGACGACAGCGGGGGTTGCGGGTGTCGTGTTCCGACCCAGAGCGCCCCGTCCTCGAGCTGGTGGCTGCTCGCAGGACTCGGCGCGCTCTTCGCGCGTCGCCGCCGGGGTTAGAGAAATTTGCCCGGAGCTTCGTGTGGAGCTCCGGGCATTCTCTCCGCCTTGCGTGTCCAGGCCGAGGGTGTGGTCTTCGATTACAACCGCTTGGCGATCAACTCGCCCGCGCGGGTCGCGAGCGCCATGATGGTCAGCTGAGGATTCACCGCGAGCGACGTCGGCACCACACTGCCATCGACGATGTAGAGCCCAGGAACGTCGTGGGTCTCGTAGGACGTGTCGACCACGCTCGAGGACGCACTCTTGCCCATGCGGCAGCTGCCGAGGGGATGAAAGCCGACCATGGTCATGTCGTGGCCCGCGGGCGTGGCTCGCTCGAGGCGCTCGATGTCTGCGTCGGACGAGAGCTGGTCATGGCCGTGGATTTCCGTGTAACAGGTCGTAGCGCCCGCGGCGCGGAAGATCCTGGCGATAGCCGCGCTGCCCTTGGCCAACAAACGCCGCTCGTGCTTGCCGAGGTGATACAGCGTCACGGGTCGTTTTCCCGGTCCGAGCGTGACACGGCCGTTGGGGCCGTCCTCGACCATCACGCCGAAGGACGCCACGTTTTCGTACTTCTCCATCAGGTCCACGTAGCGTCTTCCAACGAACGGGAACAACGTCGAGCCCATGTCGAGCGGCGCACTCGCGCCGAGCATCAGGATGCCTTCGCGATGGAACTGATCCACGCCGTGTCCCTGCGGCACGTGGTTGTAACCGCGGATCGGTCGGTCGAAGAGCGCGGTGACACTCGTTGCCGGGTGCACCGACAGGTTTCTGCCCACTTGGCCGCTGTGATTGGCGAGCCCGTTCTTCAGCAGTAACACCGGCGTCAGCAGCGCACCGCAGGCGAGGATGACCGCCCGAGCGCGCACGTCGACTCGGCGTCCATCTGGGAGCGCCCGGCCCCTCACTCCCACGGCACGCCCTCGCTCCATCAGCACCTCGGTGACCTTGAGCCCGGTCACGAGCTGCGCGCCACGCTTCAGCGCGAGCGGCACGTACGACACGTTCATGCTTCGCTTGGCGTCCGTCGGGCAGCCCCACTGACACACCCCCTGGCCATCGCAGTCCGGTGCGTTGCGGCGGACCGGAAAGTGACTCCAGCCGAGTTTGTCGCAGCCCTCGCCGATCACGTCGCTGACCGGGCCGCGCGCCGACTTGCTCGACGCACCAACCTCGAGTGTGCGCTCGACCTTCTCGTAGTACGGCGCCAGGTGCTCCGCGGTCAGCTCGAGCAAACCCAGATCTTTGCGCCAGTTCTCCAGGATCCAGTCCGGAACTCGGAAACAGGTCCCGGAGTTGATGGTGGTCGATCCGCCGACTGATTTGCCCAGAGGAACTGGGATCACGGCGTTGCCGATCACGCCGGTCAACCCGGCGTCTCGATACAGCTGCTGCGTAGCGGGCATCGAGCGGCGCGTGAAGTCTTGCCGCTGATGGTAGTCGCCCTCTTCGACCAACAGCACCGCGACGCCTTGTTCGGCGAGCTCCTTCGCCACCACCGCGCCGCCGGCCCCGGTGCCGACGACCACGACATCACACTCGAGCGTCTCGCCGGGCGGAAGATCGCGCGCGGCGGTCACTTGCTGCATCCACGTAGGGGGTCTCTCCGCCGCAACCGGCTTCTCCCAGACACACCCCAGGCTCTGGTGCACCCCCAGATCGTCGAAGTAGGCGATCTTGACCGGATAGGTGAGGGCGAGGAACAACGCGCGTCGCACCGGATCTCCACCCGAGTGGAGCGACCAGATCAGCGCACCGCGCCGCTCCGGGTCGAGCGCGGAGAAACGTCGTCCATGTCTCGCCATGGCGAAGCCGTCGAGCAGGCCGAGCAACTTCGTGTAGTGGCGCAGCGAACGGCCGTCGAAGGAACCAAGCATGCGCGCGAGGCGATCGGCCGCGGCGGCGTCTCCCTTCGGCAGCGTGGGCCCCCCGGGGATGACGGCCTCCATCAGAGCACGCGCGGTCTCGGCGTGACGCACCCCGAACGCGTCGCGAGCGATGACTCCCGCCGTGGTCGTCGGCTCCGGCTGGCGTCTCGGGCGGGTCGAGGTCTCTTGCACCAGTGGTAGTGAGAGCGTCATGTCTCGGCCTCGGCTGCTCGCAGCAGTGGAGTCGAACGACCGCGGCGGAACGTGCCCAAAAAGGGCAGCAGGTCTTGCTTCAGGTCGAAGTAGAGCAGTGCGGTGCCGACGAGCTGGCCGTCCGCGGCGAGCACTTGCCCCGGCAGCGTGCTCATGGCCCGGAAGATTCGGGTCAAACTCAGGGTCTTTTCCCCGACGAAACGGTAGCGCTGGCCATCGTCACCGCAGAAGGTGAGGTCGTAGCCGATGCGCCGCGAGAGCGGTTGGATTTCCAGGCGGCCGGTCGCGGGCATCTCGTCTGCGAGCCCTTCAGCATGCATCTTTCCCGTCAGCTCGAGCACGCCGTGGCGCAGGTATTCGACGGCGTCGGTGGCGTCCGCCTCGGCTCGAAACCACATCGTCTTTCTGCCGCTGCCGTCGAGCGGGGTCCAGGTTCCGCGCATCGTCTCGGTGAATCCATAAAGCAGTACAGGCATGTCACACCTCCCTCGTTTCAAGCGTTGCGTCGTGCTGCTTCGAGCAGCGCCTTGCCATTCTTCTTCAGGTAGTCCCCGGCAGTTCTCTCCGCCGCTTCGCCGTCTTTGGACTCGATCGCCGCGAGCACTGCCTCCAGCGCGCGGCTCACTGCGACGCGATCCGTGAAGGCCTCCCGGAAGACATGCGCGCGGCCGAGGTAGACCGCGAACATCGAGCCCGCCAGGGTGACGAAGATCTGGTTCTTGGTTGCGCGCATGATCTGACGAAAGAAGACCAGCTCTAGCCGCTGCACCTCGTCGGGCTCGTCGCCGACTTCGGCGAGCTCTCGCAGCACTTCGCCGAGGTGTTTCACATCGGCGTCCGCCCGGCGCTCGGCCGCGAGCCGAGTCAAGAACGCTCCGAGCAACGTACGCGCCTCGATCAGATCCGCGAGCACGGTCGTGTCGATGCCCGATGCTCGAAACACCAGGTACGAGAGCAGACGAGCGCCCGCGGTCTCCGTTGGATCGAGGACCACCGAGCCGATGCCGTGACGGGTCGTGATGAACCCGAGCTGCTCGAGGCGCTGGAGCGCGTGCTTCAGGCTGGTGCGGTTGACCTGGAGTGATTTGGCTAGGTCACGTTCGGGGGGCAGCGTGGCGCCTCGTCCGTAGCGCCCAGCCAGGATTGCCTCACCCAGGCGCGCTGTCAGGCGGTCCACCAGGCTCTGTCGTTCGAGAGGCTCGACCTCGTTTTCGGTGTTTTCCGCTGACATTTGCTCGGCCAGTGAGTGAGTGGCTCAGCCACTGTGCCTCGGCGAGGCTCTGCTGTCAACCGACGTATGCTGCGCGCGGATGGCGTCCACGGATCCCGGCCTGCCCGGCGCTGAAAGCCTCGCCCGTGGGCGGCGGTTTGCCGTTCTCGTGGTCGCCCTCGGCGGCGCCATCCTGGCCGGGGCCCTCTCCCACCGCTGGTTCGTCGAGTACCACGACAACGTCGTCGACGACGCGCTCATCTCCATGGTCTACGCCCGCCGGCTGGCAACCGGGGATGGGTTGGTGTTCAACCCGGGCGAACAGGTCGAGGGTTACACGAACTTCCTCTGGACGGTCACGCTGGCGCCCGTCTACTGGCTGTCGCGGCTGTTCCGCGGTGACTTCGTTGAGTGGTGCGTCGGCACCAGCATCTTCGTGTCGATGCTCGACATCCTGCTCGTGGCCTTTATCGGGCGGCGTCTCTGGGGTGATCGCGTGCTGCCCATTATTGCGGCCGTTGGTCTGTGTGTGCTCGACAACTCGTACACCGTGTGGGCGATGATGGCCCTCGAGAGCCACTACGTCGCGCTCTGGGTGCTCGCGACACTGGCGGTCTGGGGCTCACAAACTCGGCACCGCGCGGTCCTGACCGGCGTGTGCCTCGCGGCGGTGCCAATGGCGCGCCCGGACGGGGCGCTGTTCGTCGTGGCCTTCGCCGTCAGCGAGGGGCTGCATGCGCTCGCGCCTTTGCTGCGACGCGAACGCGAGCTAGCCAAGCGTCGACTGCTGTCGTTGTCCGCCGTTGGCGCCGTCGCGGCGGTGGTGTTCGGCAGCTACTTCGCCTGGAAGTGGCGCTACTACGGCTGGCCCTTCCCCAACACCTACTATCTGAAAGTCGGCAGTTCGTCGTTCGACGGGTTCGCTCGAGGTACGGTCTACGTGAAGGCATTCTTGGAGGAGCGCGGCGACCTGCCGCTGGTTGCGCTCCTGGCGCTGCCGTTCATCGGCAACCCGACCGTTCGAACCCTGGCAATCTGGGTGCCGATCCACGCTTATTACGTGGCAAAGGCTGGAGGTGACTTCTACTCGGGCCATCGCTTCCTGGTGCAGCTGATCCCGGCCTTGGGGCTGTTGATCGGTCACGCGACGTTCGGCATCGGTGATTTCTTCCGGCGGCCGCGCGTGGCGTTCTGGCTCGGTCGAGCCCGGGCGCAGCTGGCGCTCGGGTGTCTGCTGGCCATCTACGTCTCCGGTGGGCTCGGTCAGCTGTGGCTCTTGGGCATGAAGCTGGGGCCGCTGGCGCTCGAGATCCGAACCTGGCGCCACAAGGTGGACGAGCAGCGGCGTTACATGGTCTGGCTCGGCGAGCACAGCAAACCGGACGAGTACATCTCCGTTGGTGACATCGGTTCGGCCGGGCTCTACGCAAACCTCCGTGTCATCGACTACTACGGTGTGATTGACGCCGTGGTCGCGCACAAGGACGTGCCGAGGCTCGGTCGCGGCAAGGCCGGCCACGAGAAGACCGCCGACGTGGACTACGTGCTCAGTCGTCGCCCCAAGTACATCAAGTGGGGATACCTGCCGGGTGAGTTCTGGAACGAAGGATACTATTTCGACACGTCGATTCCGATGGACGTCGGCATGCCCGGGCTGTGGGTCCGGGATGACCTCCGCGGCCGCGGTCGCTTCGATGAAGCGCGCTCCTTTCGTTTTGGCAGCGCGCCGTATCCGGAGTGGACGGCGACCGGAAATGCCTTCGAGACGTGGCCCGTGGCGCGTCCCGCGCCGGGACAGATGGCGGTCACCTATGCGCAGGGTGCGTTCCTGTCATCGTTTCACGCGACGCTGGGTGATCGTGCGACGGGAACCCTTCGCAGTGCTCCCTTCGAGCTCACCGGTGATCGCATGACGTTGCTCGTGGCCGGCGGTCACGACCCGGATTTGCTCCGCGTCAGCCTGCTCGTGGACAACGAACGTCGGTTCTCCGAGACCGGCGCACGAGCGGAGACGTTTGGACATCGAGAGTGGGACATCTCCCCCTTCAAAGGCAAGCGAGCGCAGCTCGAGTTCGTCGACGAGGTGACGGGATCGTGGGGTCACATCCTGGTCGACGAGTTGTTGCAGTGGATCGACGACGGGAAGTAGCGCTCGGCTCCGCCGTGGCCGAGCCGGGAGACACGCGCCGAGGAGCCACTTGCTGCAGGGGCCGAACGCTGCGCCGCTCGGCGTGCGCCAGGGTCAGAAGGTCGCTCCCAAGAGTTGCAGGCCAGGCGCCATGACCCGAGCTCCAGGGTCTTGTCAGCGTCGAGAATCCCGCACTGGTGGCCGTCCGGATCCAACCCGGACGCTGCGGCTCGACGAACGGGGCCGTCTCGGGCGAGTCCTTGCTCAGCCTCACCACTTCGAGCGGAGCGTGCGCTCCAACGCGAAGTAGGACAAACTGCCAAGCGTCGTGCTGAATCCCTGGACTCGAATTCCGCTGTGGCTCTGCGCGCTGTTCCTTGCGCCGAGCTGTGCGCCCTCCACCAGTGAGTCCGCTTGCACCCCCGGAAAATCGGAGGCGTGCGCCTGCCCGAATGGTCAAAAAGGAGCCCAGCTGTGCGACGGCGACGGCCAGTCCTTCGGCCCCTGCACCTGTGACGCTGCCGGTGGGAGTGCGGGCGTGGGCGGCGTCGGCGGGAGTGCGGCGTCCGGTGGCGTCAGCGGCGTCGGCGGTGACGGCGGGAGTAGCGCGGTCGGCGGTGGCGGGGCCAGTGGTGGCGGTGGGCCCTTCAGCTTGTCCGACTCGCTCAAGGACGGGCAGCCCAAGGGTAACGTAGTGGGCGGGGCACTGGGCCCGAGCGGTTGGACGGTCACCGGCAAGACCGATCGCATCTGGTATGCGCTGCCGCGGCTCGTCGAGGGGGCCATCGAATTCACGGTCTCCGGAGTCACAACCGCGAATCTCGATCTGGCGGACCATGAGATCTTCGCGATGTACGACGCCGGGTACGGGATCGCTGAACCCATCAAGTACAACCCGGACTTTCGTGACAATCACTACAAACAGCTGATCCGCATCTACGGTCAGCAAGTCCCGGATCGACTGGGGTCGCAGAAGTACGTGATGCTCATGTGTCCTGACGGTGCCCCGGGCTACGGCGCGTGTCAGTGCTCGAAGAGCTACTACGACGGCGACGGCACGTGGGGTGGCAACGCGACCTGGGACGGGTCGGCGACCAAGATCAAGGTGGTGTGGGGCAAGGGCAAGGCGACCTACACTCGGGACGGCGTCGAGGTCTGGACCAACGATTACTCCAAGACCAGTCTCGACTTCGGCCCGTCCGAACTGCATTTCACGTTGGGCTGTCCCCGCCACGACGCCGTTGCGGATGCCGGGATGCCGATTGGTGCAATTTTCAGCGACGTGGTGGTTCTGGGCGTGGAAGGGGCCGCGGCGACCTGCAACTAGCGGCCGCCCGGGCTCTTCGCCGCCCTGGCGGGTAACAGAACTGAATGGGTGATCCGGGTGGACCTGAATCTCCTTGCTCACTGTCTCGAGACCCGGCGCTTGGCGCTCCGTCGTTTCGAGCTCTGCGATGCCCCGGCGCTGCTCGAGCTCATCGAGACGAACCGGCAGCACCTGGAGCGTTGGCTCAGATGGCCCGTTCCGTTGACGACCCGGGCGGCGGTCGAGGCCTGGCTCCAGCGGCTCCAGGGGCCAGCCAAGAACTTGCCGCTCGGGATGGCAGTCACACTTTCGGCGACCGGAGAGCTGATCGGTGCGGCGGGTCTGCGTCTGGATCGCGAGCAGCCGGACTCGATGTTGGAGCTCTCCTACTTCTTGTCCGAGTCAGCGCTCGGGCACGGGTACGTGTCCGAGGCCGTGGAGTGTTTGACGCGCCATGCACTCGAGGATCTCGCGGCCGAAGATGTGCAGATCCGCGTGGACCCGTTGAACGAGCGGAGTGTGGCGGTGTGCCTGCGTTGTGGGTACTCACTGCGCTCGACGCTGGCCGCGGATGCTTCCGGCCGCGAGCAGGCCGTGTACGGATTTCGCTAGCTCTGCCTGCCTCGGCGGCGGACTCAGCGCGAAACTTGGCCGCCGCTCGGGCGCGGTGAGATGTGGGACGACGAGCGTGCAGTTCGTACCCGTCGATAGCGAATTCTGGTTGGCGCAAGCCATCGCTCTCGTGTGCGGCGGGTTGGTGGGTCTGGAGCGGCAACTCAAGGGCAAACCCGCCGGCATGCGTACGAGCATGCTGATTTGCGCCGGCACCTGCCTGTTCGTGCGCATCGGCGCCGAGCTCGGCGCGACCGCCGGGTCGAACACGGACACCGCTCGCGTCGTGGGGCAGGTCGTCACCGGAGTTGGTTTCCTCGGCGCGGGCGTGATCCTGAACCGCGATGGTCTTGTGAAGGGCATGACCAGCGCGGCGGTGGTCTGGATCCTGGCGGCCATTGGCAGTCTGGTCGGTACCGGTCGCGGCGGAGAGGCGATCGCGGCGACGCTGCTGACGCTGGGCGTCCTGGTCGGCGTCAATCGCCTCGAGGGGGCGTATCGCAGCTTGCGCACTGGCGTGCACGCCGACGACCCGAGCGAGGAGCCCATGAGCGGACTGCCGCCCCCGGTGCGGGCGCGTCGAGAGGACGGCTGAGCCCCGCTTCAATCGTGACGAGTTGGCCGGTGACGCACCTTCACGGAAACGGCACCAAACTGCCCCACTCCGTCGCCTCCCGGTCGGACGACAGTCGACGCCCCGACCACTTGCAGGCGCGCGCGGCGACCTCGCAGTAACGGTCGAGGGCGGCGGGATCGGGGAGGTCGAGCTCACCTTGCAGCCACAGGTTCAAGAGCAACAGCTCCATGGGTGTGTTGCCGGTGCGCTCCCCGATGCCGAGGGCGCAGCCGTGGATGCGGTCGATGCCGTACTCGAGCGCCCAGAGCGCGTTGTCGAGGGCCAGCCCGCGATCGTTGTGGCCGTGCCAGTCGAGCCCGACACCGTCGATGCCCGTCTCGTCGATCAGCGCGCGGGTGAAGACCACCAGATTGCGCACGCCGTCACGCGTGGCGTGACCCACCGTGTCGGCCAGACACAGCCGCTTGGCGCCGGTCTCGAGCGCGCTCTTCCAGATCGTCCGCAGCGTCTCCGGCCGAGCGCGGGTCGTGTCCTCGGTCACGTACGCGACATCGACGCCCTCCCTCACCGCAAACGCGATGGCGTCGGTGCTCTTTTTCACGATGGACTCGAGATCCCAGTTCTCGGCCAGCTTCCGGATCTCACTCGTGCCGATGAAAGCGTAGGCCACGACTGGGATGCCGACCTTCTGCTGGATCTCCGCGATCGGCACGATGTCGGAGACGACGGTGCGAGCCGCCATCACGGGCGCGATGGCGAGCTTGCTCGAGACGATCTCGCGGCACGCGATCTCCGAATCCGAAAAATTTCGGAGCGACGCTGCCGGCAAGCCGACGTTCACCAGGTGAATGCCGAGCTCATCCATCAAGTGAATGAGCTCGACCTTGTCCTCGATCTTCGGGTCGATGACGGACGGATTCTGGATCCCGTCGCGCAGCGTCTCGTCCTGAAACGTCACACCCGCGTGCATCAGCTTGATGATGCTGCGCGCGCGGTTCCAGTCGTACGGAACGTTGCTCTGGCCGTTCGAGCCCATGACGATCGCGTTTGTAGCGCGGAAATTGTGCCGTTGCGAGCGGTGTCGCTGGAGCGAGCGGTCTTTCAGCGCCCTCCGGCCCCGTGCCGCAGCGTGCCGCCAGCCCAGATCCACTCGCCGCGGGCCGCGCAGACCTTCTTGATGCGCTCGTCCAGCGCACGCGTGAGATCGCGCGCCGAGGCCTTGTTGGTGTCGTTGTCTTTGAGCGCCTTCTCGCAGTCGAAGCCGCTGGCCGCTTCCAGGGACACGGCCTTGCCGTCCTTCGGCGGGGTGAGGCGAAGGCGCATCACATGGCGATCCTGTTCGTCCCTTGGCGCGTCGGGATTGTCCATGACCCCGACGGCGATCGGGATCTCGACCAGCTTGAGCAGCCGTTTGTTCCGCGCAACGTAGAGCGCGCGGGTGTAGAGCGCCGCACCCTCCTTCGACTCCTGGTGATGCGCACACCACACCGTCTCGTCCGGTTTGTCGCCGAGCTTCGCGGCCTCACAACCGTCGGAGACGAGCTCGACCTTCAGCTCGCGGGCGTACGCCCAGGCGTGGAAGTCCCACCCGGGATCCGTGACCGGGGGGGCGCCTGGCAGCTCGGGGGGCGCTTCGCTCGTGCTGGCTCCCGCGGCGGTGGCTGGCGGCGCGTCGTCCGACGTGGGCTCGGGGCTGCCGGAAGCCGAGCTCACGCTGGAACTGTTCGCAGGTACCGCGGCGCACGCGACGCTGAGCGAGGTCAGCAGGGGAAGCAGCCAACCACGGGTCATGGTCCGTTGCAGACGACCGTCGAGGTAACCGTCTTCTGCTGATTGCCGCCGCCGCCGGCGCAGCTGTTCGGGCAGAGGACCATCGCGTTCGAGGTCAGGTAGTAGTTTTGCCCGCCGCAGCCGGCCGGCCCTGAAACTTGGCTGAGCACCGAGCCATTCACCTGCCAGGTCACGGTGCCTGTGCCGCTGTTTGGCAACTCGAAACGACACGGCGACGCAGCTCTCTGGAAACCATCTCGCATCGATGCTGCGCTACTCGCGTACGAGGCGCTCCCGGTCCCGCCCGCCGCCGCGAACTGGTTGAGCACGGTGGTTCCTTGAAGATACGCACGGATCACGTAGGTCATGACACTCGGTGCGTTATCCACGGCGTTCTGGAGCATGCTCGACAGCGCACCGGAGCTGGACGGACACGAGTTGTTGCCGCTGTAGTCGCTGACGAGGACGAAGTTGCACTGTTTGTCCGGGTTGGCGGCGGCGAAGGTCTTGCAGGCCGAAATGCCGCCCTGGATGATGCCGTCCATCGGATCGCTCAGGCCGCTGCCCGAGGGCGGATTGCCGAGCGCGCTCTTGATTGCGCTGGCGTTGCCCGGCAGGAGCGCGATGGGCACTGCAGGATTGGAGAATCCGCTGCCGGAGCAATTGCCCTGCGTGAACGGGAAGAAATGTAAGCCGAGCGAGACGCCCGCAGAAGACGAGAGGTCGACGTACTGATTGACACCGCCGACGATGTTCTGCCAGTCGCCGCTCGCGACCATGCTCGTCGAGTGATCGACGATCGCGTAGAGCGCGACGGGTTTCGCTTTTGCGGTCGAGGTCCCCGGCGTGCACGTCGCGCCGCCGCTGCCACCCGAGCCGCCGGTCGCGCCGGTGCCGGCTGTTCCGCCGGTCGCGCCGGTGCCGGCTGTTCCGCCGGTCGCGCCGGTGCCGGCTGTTCCACCGGTCGCGCCGGTGCCGGTGGTTCCACCGGTCGCGCCGGTGCCGGTGGTTCCGCCGGTCGCGCCGGTGCCGGCTGTTCCGCCGGTCGCGCCGGTGCCGGCTGTTCCACCGGTCGCGCCGGTGCCGGCTGTTCCACCGGTCGCGCCGGTGCCGGCTGTTCCGCCGCCCGATGTGCCGCCACCGCCCGTGCTGGACCCGCCGGTCGCCGTCACGCCGCCGGTGTTGCTCGCTCCGCCGCTACCACTCTTGCCGCCGGTGGCGTTCTGCCCACCGCCGAGAAACTCGTCGTCGCTCGGTGCCAACACCGAACAACCCGTCGCGCCGGCAAGGGTGACGAGCACGATGCGCGGTGTCCAGCGACCAGAG from Myxococcales bacterium includes the following:
- a CDS encoding 2-isopropylmalate synthase, translated to MGSNGQSNVPYDWNRARSIIKLMHAGVTFQDETLRDGIQNPSVIDPKIEDKVELIHLMDELGIHLVNVGLPAASLRNFSDSEIACREIVSSKLAIAPVMAARTVVSDIVPIAEIQQKVGIPVVAYAFIGTSEIRKLAENWDLESIVKKSTDAIAFAVREGVDVAYVTEDTTRARPETLRTIWKSALETGAKRLCLADTVGHATRDGVRNLVVFTRALIDETGIDGVGLDWHGHNDRGLALDNALWALEYGIDRIHGCALGIGERTGNTPMELLLLNLWLQGELDLPDPAALDRYCEVAARACKWSGRRLSSDREATEWGSLVPFP